From one Triticum aestivum cultivar Chinese Spring chromosome 4B, IWGSC CS RefSeq v2.1, whole genome shotgun sequence genomic stretch:
- the LOC123093330 gene encoding uncharacterized protein, which yields MAKETVTMFTIRSAKCPWASVGAAGALVMLVTAVHVFMVPILPSSLDFSGARRSVDHRPRNVLPGAGVVDSRLRSRFPADSYEAVTFRAAPWKAEIGRWLAGCHAESSAVNITEVIGTKRCEKDCSGNGVCNYDLGECRCFHGYAGKGCERVLKLECNLPSSPEWPVGPWIVSICPAHCDTTRTMCFCGPGTKYPDRPVAEACGFKTIVPAKPDDPKLTDWTTPDPDVFTTNSSKLGWCNVDPEDAYSSKVRFKEECHCKYDGLWGQFCETHVECICINQCSGHGHCRGGFCQCDSGYFGIDCSIPSAYSVAYEWPSWLQPPVNLPDLKNLSNIPINVNAIVEKKRPLIYVYDLPAEFDSHLLEGRHYKLECVNRIYDEKNRTIWTRQLYGAQMALYESILASPHRTLNGDEADYFYVPVLDSCLITRSDDAPHLQMPEDLRLRSYHTLEYYRKAYDHIAQRYPYWNRTSGRDHIWFFSWDEGACYAPKEIWNSMMLVHWGNTNTKHEKSTTAYWADNWDDIPLDRRGNHPCFDPRKDLVLPAWKEPNPGAIWLKLWARPRINRTTLFYFNGNLGPAYEKGRREDTYSMGIRQKLAAEFGSTPNKQGKLGRQHTANVTVTYLKSEMYYEELASSIFCGVLPGDGWSGRMEDSMLQGCIPVIIQDGILLPYENVLNYNSFSVRIQEDDIPNLIGVLQGMNETQIEFMLGNVRQIWQRFFYRDTMLLEAERQKRLFPEEEAPWSVEVSKLEDGDDVFATFIQVLHYKLYNDPWRQGLLLENETGLPNICSKAS from the exons ATGGCGAAAGAGACGGTGACCATGTTCACAATCCGTTCGGCGAAATGCCCCTGGGCGTCCGTCGGCGCGGCCGGCGCCCTCGTGATGCTCGTCACCGCCGTCCATGTATTCATGGTGCCGATCCTGCCCTCGTCCCTGGATTTCTCGGGCGCTCGCCGCAGCGTCGACCACCGGCCGAGGAACGTGCTCCCGGGCGCCGGGGTTGTGGACTCGCGCCTCAGGTCTCGGTTTCCTGCTGATTCATATGAAGCCGTGACATTCCGGGCCGCGCCGTGGAAGGCCGAGATTGGGAGGTGGCTCGCTGGGTGCCATGCCGAATCTTCGGCTGTCAATATTACTGAA GTTATTGGCACAAAGAGGTGCGAGAAAGACTGCAGTGGAAATGGTGTGTGCAACTATGACCTGGGGGAATGCAGATGCTTCCATGGATATGCTG GAAAAGGATGTGAGAGGGTTCTGAAGTTGGAGTGCAACCTCCCAAGTTCCCCAGAATGGCCTGTAGGACCATGGATAGTTTCCATATGTCCAGCCCACTGTGACACAACCAGGACAATGTGCTTTTGTGGACCAGGAACAAAATACCCGGATCGCCCTGTGGCAGAAGCTTGCGGCTTTAAAACAAT CGTGCCTGCAAAACCTGATGACCCGAAGCTTACCGACTGGACAACACCTGATCCGGATGTATTCACAACAAACAGCAGTAAGCTAGGATGGTGCAATGTGGACCCTGAGGATGCATATTCTTCCAAAGTGAGGTTTAAAGAagaatgtcattgcaaatatgatGGACTCTGGGGGCAGTTTTGTGAGACACATGTTGAATGCATTTGTATTAACCAGTGTTCCGGACATGGACATTGCCGTGGTGGTTTCTGTCAA TGCGACAGTGGATATTTTGGGATTGATTGCAGCATCCCATCGGCTTATTCAGTTGCATATGAATGGCCCTCATGGCTCCAACCACCAGTGAACCTACCAGACCTAAAAAATTTAAGCAATATCCCCATCAATGTCAATGCTATTGTTGAGAAAAAAAGACCACTAATATATGTGTACGATTTGCCAGCTGAGTTTGACAGTCATCTTCTTGAA GGACGACATTACAAGTTAGAGTGTGTGAACAGAATATATGATGAAAAGAACAGAACTATATGGACGCGGCAACTGTATGGTGCTCAG ATGGCACTCTATGAGAGCATTCTTGCTAGCCCTCACCGCACACTGAATGGGGATGAAGCTGATTATTTCTATGTGCCGGTTCTTGATTCATGTCTAATAACTAGATCCGATGATGCCCCACACCTGCAGATGCCG GAGGACCTGCGCCTCAGGAGTTACCATACTCTTGAGTACTACAGAAAGGCTTATGATCACATAGCTCAGAGGTATCCTTACTGGAACCGCACTTCTGGAAGAGACCATATTTGG TTCTTTTCATGGGATGAAGGTGCCTGCTATGCTCCAAAGGAGATCTGGAACAGCATGATGCTTGTCCACTGGGGAAATACCAACACAAAACATGAAAAATCAACGACTGCTTATTGGGCTGACAACTGGGATGATATTCCTTTGGATAGAAGAGGCAACCATCCATGTTTCGATCCGAGAAAGGACCTCGTGCTTCCAGCATGGAAGGAGCCTAACCCAGGGGCCATCTGGTTAAAACTATGGGCAAG GCCAAGGATCAATCGTACAACACTTTTTTATTTCAATGGTAATCTAGGACCAGCCTATGAAAAGGGTCGCCGTGAAGACAC GTATAGTATGGGGATTAGGCAAAAGCTGGCAGCTGAATTCGGttcaacaccaaacaagcaagggAAGCTTGGAAGGCAGCATACAGCCAACGTAACAGTTACGTACTTAAAatctgagatgtattatgaggaaCTAGCAAGCTCCATTTTCTGTGGTGTCTTGCCAGGGGATGGCTGGAGTGGGCGCATGGAAGACAGCATGCTTCAAGGATGCATTCCTGTCATAATACAG GATGGCATACTTCTTCCGTACGAGAATGTGCTTAATTACAACAGTTTTTCTGTCCGCATACAAGAAGATGACATCCCCAACCTCATTGGAGTCCTTCAa GGAATGAATGAAACACAAATAGAGTTTATGTTAGGAAATGTTCGCCAGATCTGGCAGAGGTTCTTTTATCGTGACACCATGTTGCTAGAGGCAGAGAGGCAGAAAAGGTTGTTCCCCGAAGAGGAGGCACCCTGGTCAGTTGAGGTTTCGAAACTAGAAGATGGTGATGACGTCTTTGCAACTTTCATACAG GTATTGCATTACAAGTTATACAATGACCCATGGCGGCAAGGTCTCCTCCTAGAAAACGAAACCGGTTTGCCGAACATCTGCTCAAAGGCTTCCTGA
- the LOC123093332 gene encoding dehydration-responsive element-binding protein 2E-like — translation MESYVRKRSWKKGPTRGKGGPQNAACEYRGVRQRTWGKWVAEIREPNKRARIWLGSFATAEEAALAYDEAARRLYGPDAFLNLPHLRAAAGATAQQRMIRWLPAAAAANGARGPAAGAVPAYGLLNLNAQHNVHVIHQRLQELKSSSSPAKPQQHSRRTPPPPPPPPAASSPSSTVTTGAMPPSASCFQAQLEHAMAMTAAAESAPPCDGFGAGRPQLDLKEFLQQIGVLGEDDGSAAGKHQGVDGDDGEVADAFGFGDGNGSGTGAEFDWDALAADMTDIAAGGHGGGGLGVNGAFHMDDLDQFGSVPIPVWDI, via the coding sequence ATGGAGAGCTACGTGCGGAAGCGGTCGTGGAAGAAGGGGCCGACGCGGGGCAAGGGCGGGCCGCAGAACGCGGCGTGCGAGTACCGGGGCGTGCGCCAGCGGACGTGGGGCAAGTGGGTGGCGGAGATCCGCGAGCCCAACAAGCGCGCGCGCATCTGGCTCGGCTCCTTCGccaccgccgaggaggccgcgctcGCCTACGACGAGGCCGCGCGCAGGCTCTACGGGCCCGACGCATTCCTCAACCTGCCGCACCTCCGCGCCGCCGCGGGCGCCACCGCGCAGCAGCGCATGATCAGGTGGCTCCCGGCCGCCGCGGCCGCGAACGGCGCCAGGGGCCCCGCCGCGGGCGCCGTGCCCGCCTACGGCCTCCTCAACCTCAACGCGCAGCACAACGTGCACGTCATCCACCAGAGGCTGCAGGAGCTCAagagctcctcctcgccggccaagCCGCAGCAGCACTCCAGGAGgacccctcccccgccgccgcctcctccggccgcctcgtccccttcctccACGGTGACCACCGGCGCCATGCCGCCCTCCGCGTCCTGCTTCCAGGCCCAGCTGGAGCACGCCATGGCGATGACCGCCGCGGCCGAGAGCGCGCCCCCCTGCGACGGCTTCGGGGCCGGCAGGCCCCAGCTCGACCTCAAGGAGTTCCTGCAGCAgatcggcgtgctcggggaggacgACGGCAGCGCGGCCGGCAAGCATCAGGGcgtcgacggggacgacggcgaggtGGCAGACGCGTTCGGGTTCGGTGACGGCAACGGCAGTGGCACCGGCGCGGAGTTCGACTGGGACGCGCTGGCGGCCGACATGACCGATATCGCGGCGggaggccacggcggcggcgggctgGGCGTGAACGGAGCGTTCCACATGGACGATCTCGACCAGTTCGGCTCCGTGCCCATCCCCGTATGGGACATCTGA
- the LOC123093331 gene encoding adenylosuccinate synthetase, chloroplastic-like produces the protein MSLSTLNHPAAAAAASGRGRSFSLAAPAPSTVRLPRRRPPAPAAASAVAVEADAAADRVSALSQVSGVLGSQWGDEGKGKLVDVLAPRFDIVARCQGGANAGHTIYNSEGKKFALHLVPSGILHEGTLCVVGNGAVIHVPGFFGEIDGLQSNGVSCDGRILVSDRAHLLFDLHQTVDGLREAELANSFIGTTKRGIGPCYSSKVTRNGLRVCDLRHMDTFGDKLDVLFEDAAARFEGFKYSKGMLKEEVEKYKRFAERLEPFIADTVHVLNESIRQKKKILVEGGQATMLDIDFGTYPFVTSSSPSAGGICTGLGIAPRVIGDLIGVVKAYTTRVGSGPFPTELLGEEGDVLRKAGMEFGTTTGRPRRCGWLDIVALKYCCDINGFSSLNLTKLDVLSGLAEIKLGVSYNKMDGEKLQSFPGDLDTLEQVQVNYEVLPGWDSDISSVRSYSELPQAARRYVERIEELVGVPVHYIGVGPGRDALIYK, from the exons ATGTCGCTCTCCACCCTcaaccaccccgccgccgccgccgccgcctccgggcGGGGGAGGTCCTTCTCCCTGGCCGCCCCGGCGCCGTCGACGGTGCGCCTGCCCAGGAGACggccccccgcccccgccgccgcgtcCGCGGTCGCGGTGGAGGCGGACGCCGCCGCCGACAGGGTCTCCGCGCTGAGCCAGGTCTCCGGCGTGCTGGGGTCGCAGTGGGGCGACGAGGGGAAGGGGAAGCTCGTCGACGTGCTCGCCCCCCGCTTCGACATCGTCGCGCGTTGCCAG GGTGGAGCAAATGCTGGACACACCATCTACAACTCTGAAGGCAAGAAATTTGCTCTTCATCTTGTTCCATCCGGTATTCTCCATGAAGGAACACTGTGTGTTGTTGGCAATGGAGCGGTGATCCATGTTCCAGGGTTCTTTGGGGAAATTGATGGTCTTCAATCCAATGGAGTCAGTTGTGATGGGAGAATACTAGTTTCTGATCGGGCCCATTTGCTCTTTGATCTACATCAGACTGTAGATGGACTTAGGGAAGCTGAGCTTGCAAATTCCTTCATAGGAACGACTAAGAGAGGCATTGGACCTTGTTATTCCAGCAAGGTCACTCGAAATGGGCTGCGAGTTTGTGATCTAAGGCACATGGACACTTTTGGGGATAAGCTTGATGTTTTATTTGAAGATGCTGCTGCGAGGTTTGAAGGCTTCAAGTACAGCAAAGGCATGCTCAAGGAAGAGGTTGAGAAGTACAAGAGGTTTGCAGAGCGTTTGGAGCCCTTCATTGCTGACACTGTTCATGTGTTGAATGAATCCATCCGACAGAAGAAGAAAATTCTGGTTGAAGGTGGTCAGGCAACTATGTTGGATATCGATTTTGGAACTTATCCGTTTGTGACTTCTTCTAGCCCTTCCGCTGGTGGAATTTGCACCGGCCTTGGGATTGCTCCTAGGGTTATTGGCGACCTGATTGGAGTT GTAAAAGCTTACACAACAAGGGTTGGCTCTGGCCCTTTCCCTACTGAACTACTTGGAGAGGAAGGTGATGTTCTTAGGAAGGCTGGAATGGAATTTGGAACGACTACAGGTCGCCCAAGACGTTGTGGCTGGCTTGACATCGTTGCACTGAAATACTGCTGTGACATCAATGGGTTTTCCTCTCTAAATCTAACAAAACTTGATGTTCTGTCCGGGTTAGCAGAAATTAAGCTGGGTGTTTCTTATAATAAAATGGATGGAGAGAAACTACAATCCTTCCCAGGGGATCTTGACACCCTGGAGCAAGTACAG GTCAACTATGAGGTGCTCCCTGGGTGGGACAGTGACATCTCTTCTGTCCGAAGTTACAGTGAACTACCCCAAGCTGCCCGCCGTTACGTGGAGAGGATAGAAGAGCTCGTTGGTGTTCCAGTCCACTACATTGGTGTCGGACCTGGGAGGGATGCTCTGATATACAAGTAA